TCCGGGTCCGTTAAACAAATGACATCTTCTTGATGGTGAGGCAATCGCACCCAGCCCTGCTCCTGGTAGGGCACTAAGCACCCTAGTAAAAGATCTACTGACTCAGGACTGGCAATATCTTGCAATGTGGCGAGGGAGACACCCGTTGCCAATCTGAGTCCCATCATTAATGTTTCCAACAGAATGTCCAGGTCAGTACTCACTTCATCGTCCATCTGCCCTTGAGCAGCAATCAACCGATTCACCCAGTCGGCGTAATCTTTACGGGTCCGAGGACGGCTGACCCTTTGCCCATGAACATAGCTGGTCGCCCCCATGCCAAAACCATAGTAGGGACCGTTTTGCCAATAGACTTGATTATGCCGACAGGTATGACCTGGGTGGGCATAGTTAGAGATTTCGTAATGGTCATAGCCGGCAGCGGTGAGGGCGGTAGCAGCGAGACGATACATCTGAGCTGCGGTTTCATCTGATGGTAGGGGCTGCATCCCTGGCTGATATTTTTTTCCAAATACCGTCGTCGGCTCAATCACCAAGTCATAGGTTGAAAGATGGGTCGGTTCCAAGGCGATGGCTGCCTCTAAACTAGCCTGCCATTGGTCCAGGGTCTGGTTAGGTAAACCAGAGATCAAATCCAGACCAAAATTGGTGATACCAGCTTGGTGGAGAATTGCGATCGCATCATCGATATCCGCCACCGTATGGGAACGCCCGCAAGCCTGCAACAGCTCCTCCGTAAAAGCTTGAACCCCTAAACTGACTCTGTTAACCCCCAAAGCTTTGAACTGCTGCATTAGCAGCAAAGAAAAGGTTCCTGGATCCATTTCAATCGAAATTTCTATGTCCGGTTCAAAGCCAAATTGTTGTTCTAAAACCTGCAACACCTGCCCTAACTGCTGAGCAGATAACAGAGAAGGCGTCCCACCCCCGAAAAAGATGGTTTTTATCGGGTGTGGCCCCGTGGAAGTGACCTCAATTTCCTGGCATAAAAGATCGACATAATGGGCAATGGCAAGGGAAGTCTCTCCCCGCTTTCGATCCCCAATCACCGAGATGGGAAAATCACAATAAAAACATCGCCGCCGACAAAACGGAATGTGAATATAAGCCGACGTTGGCCAAGGGCGAACAATCCGTGAAGAACGTGAGGGTTGAACTATTTTCACAAACTGGATTGCCTCAGGATTAAATCAGACCGTTGACCGCCAACGTTGATCTAGATCTATGTATTTTAATAGAATCTTTTTGGCCAAGGGAAAAAACGCCGTAAGGTCCTGAATTAAGGACACTATAATAATTATTAGAGGTATTTTCCTCTGAGAAAATAACAAGTCCGATGACGTGTCCTTATTATCTCCGAAAAAGTGTGCCCCTCCTATTAAACGGTAAGCTAGGACAATGCTAGACCTATTTATCATCTTGACCTTCATTGCTGTGGGTGCAGCAGTGGGTTTTCGGGGCGTCGATATCTTACCCGACCTGTTGACCCCCAGTGAATTAGAAGGGGTTAACATTGATGGTCTGCGGTGGGTGGCCACGGGCTTTGGGGCCCTTCTCAGCTTGGGCATTGGGTTTGCCGCTCAGGTCTCTTGCCGACGGATTGAGAAAAGGATTAAAGCCTTACCCACGGATGTCTTACTCAGCCGATCAGCCGGTCTATTTTTAGGGCTTTTAGTGGCCAATCTGATGTTGGCCCCCATCTTTCTATTTCCTTTACCCAAAGAGTTTGCGTTTATTAAACCCACTGCAGCGGTTTTGGGCAGCCTCATTTTTGCATTTTTGGGATTAACCCTAGCCGATATTCATGGCCAAACCATTTTGCGGTTGATCAATCCCAACTCCCTTGAAACCATGCTACTGGCGGAAGGAACGCTACAACCCTCCCCAACGAAGGTTTTGGATACTAGCTGCATTATTGATGGCCGGATTGAGGGTCTATTACTGACGGGATTTTTGGATGGCCAAATTTTAGTTCCTCGTTTTATTTTGCAAGAACTACAAACTTTAGCCGATGCAGGCAATGACCAAAAACGAGCTCGAGGGCGGCGAGGGTTGGATATTCTCAACCGCCTACGAATGGAATACCCAGATCGCATCACCATACATCCTGCTGATTACGAGGATGTCTCTACCGTAGACGCTAAGTTAGTGCGACTGGCCCAAGATATCAATGCATCCATGGTCACCAATGACTACAATCTCAACAAAGTGGCGAGTGTCCAAAGTATCCAGGTTCTCAATGTCAATGATTTGGCGAAATCACTACGGCCGGTTTATCTGCCTGGAGATAGCTTAGATCTCAAAATCATCAAGGTCGGTAAGGAACCCGCCCAAGGAGTAGGTTATTTAGAGGACGGCACGATGGTGGTGGTAGAAGAAGCCAGCAACCATATCGGTGATAAGGTGCCAGTCGTGGTGACCAGTGCCTTACAAACCTCAGCAGGTCGCATGATTTTTGCCCGTCCGCAAACAGCTTGGGCCTAATTCTCCAGAACCTGTTACTGGCAATGAACAACCTGATATACTGGGTTTTCAAATTTCATGCCGATGTAGCTCAGTGGTAGAGCACTCGATTCGTAATCGAGCGGCCGTGCGTTCAAATCGCATCATCGGCTTTTGGGTTAATCGCTTTCTGGGGAGTGGAAATTGCTTTCCCCTTGGCAATTTATACTTCCATCAGTAGTGAAGACTTGAGGGATCGGCAAAAAGTACTGATCGCTGATAGCCCTTGACTGGAGCTACCCTCACTCAAACGATTCACAAACGCACTACCCACAATAGCGGCATCTGCTCCCCATTCCATCATCTGACGAGCATGTTCCGTTCGCGAAATACCGAAGCCAACACCGATCGGCTTATCTGTCACTTGTCGCAAATCTGCAATTAAATCTTGAACGCGATTTTCCACCTTGGTACGCATCCCCGTGACGCCAGTAGTGCTCACTAGGTAAATAAAGCCTTGGGAACACAAGGCAATTTTCTCAATTCGTTCTTTTGAGCTAGTCGGTGCGACCAACAGCGTCACTTCAATCCCCAAGTCAGTCGCTTGCTGCAATAGATACTCTGATTCTTCTAAAGGTAAATCAGGAACCACTAAACCCCGCACCCCAGCTTTGGCAATCTGCTGCAGATATTCAGTAACCCCTCGATGGTAAATGGGGTTGTAGTAGGTAAATAAAATAATGGGGGCTCGAATTTCAGGAGATAGCTCTGTCACCATCCCTAAAACATGATCCAGACGGGTCCCTCGCTGCAATGCCCGAGTCGCTGCGGCCTGGATGACGGGTCCATCTGCCAAGGGATCAGAATAGGGCACTCCTAGCTCAATTAAATCTGCACCACTCGCGTCTAACTGACGTAGAGCACTGGCTGTGGTTTCTAAATCTGGATCTCCAGCCGTTAAGAACGGAATCAGTGCGCATTGGCCACGGTTGCGCAGCTGAGCAAAACAATCAGAAACAGAGGTCATTACGAATCAGTCTCATCGTCAATAGAAGCTTGTAAGGCCTCAAGTTCTTCTGGAGTCATTTCTTTCAAACGCTTTTCCAGCATGGCATCTTCATAGTCTTCTCGCTGCTGGTTATAGGTCATATTACCTGTGACCACCCGCAGAAAGTAAGAGGCTACCCAGCCCAGCAGCCCTGCAGCAAAAACAACTTGGCTCCAGACTCCTGCACTTTGGGGTTCGATACCGGCGTATCGCAGTCCTCCATAAATGAGTCCCCCGGCCAAAAACACACCGATACCAATTGCGATCGCATCTATTCGGCGCATGGGCTCAAATTTTGCGAGGTTGGGGACGGAAATTCAAGAAAGGGCTGAGCAACAGCAAACTGGGGAAGAAAAAGAACACCATAAAGTACATAAATCCACGCTCAAAAGAGCTAGCAACATACCAGCGCTTTTGGAGATAGAAATAGGTAATGGCGGGCATCACCAGCAGATAGCCACCCAACAGTCCCAATAAGAGGATTAAATTAACAACCATAGAAATTGGATATTTAGTCAAGTCCAAGGGGTTTAGAACATGCTGGCATACAGCCTCAAGGACGAAGTCCTATGCATTTCGTCCTCCTATTCTACCTTGCAGGTTGCCCTCCCCCCAGAATTAACAGCAGGTCTCTGACATCCATGCAAATTGCAGGTTAATGAGACCCTAACAGCTTGGCAATTTTCTGTTCTAGCACCCTCACTCGCTGGGCCAGATGGGGTAACCTTTTGACCACCGCCATTGCCCGTAGCCATAGCCGGTGATTAATTGCTGGATAGCCCGCTACCTTCGAATCTGGCATTAAAGACTGGTGAACCCCACTCTGGGCAGCAACGGTCGTTCGATCCCCCAAGGTGACTTGCCCCGAGATACCCACTTGTCCCGCCAAAATCACCTGCTGCCCTAACTTCGTTGCTCCCGCCAAACCGACCTGAGCGCAAATTAGACTATCTGCTCCAATCTGGCTGCCATGGCCAATCTGGACGAGATTATCAATTTTCGTCCCTGCACCAATACGAGTCTCGCCCACAGCTGGCCGATCAATAGTCGTATTACAGCCCACCACAACCTGATCTTCAAGAATCGTCTGACCCGATTGGGGCATTGGATACCAACGACGAGCTTGATCCACGATAGGGACAAACCCAAATCCTTCTGCCCCGATCACTGCTCCACTATGAATGACACAATCAGCCCCAATACTCGTATGCTCATGAATCACACAATTGGCATGGAGAAGGGTGCGATCGCCAATCGTTACCCCTGGATAAATCACCACATTAGGGAAAATTTGCACATCATTTCCTAACCTGACATCCCCATGGATCACCACATGAGCTCCAACCCCCACACCTTCTCCTATTTGGACTTCAGCATCAATAACAGCGGTGGTATGACAGTTCGACGGCAATCGCCAAGGTTGATAAAAACAGGTCAGGGCTCGGGCAAACCAATATCGCGGATGTTCTACCGCAAACCAAGCCATCCCCCTAGAAGTGGCCAGAGCCTGTAAGTCAGCATCAGGGGGCAAAATCAAGACACTGGCTTGATTTTTTTCAATCAGGTGAGCCCGGTGTGCTCCTTCAACAAAGCTAAGGATTCCAGGGCCAGCCTGATCCAGCGCGGCACATCCATGCAAAGTTGGATCGGTTAAGGGAGAACTCATTGCTACAGGCGTGATAGCAAGCCGCTCAATCAGCTCACTCAACTTCATAATTGAGGTAATCCCTCCACTCCCGTCTGACTCAGACTTCTAACCCTTAATTCAGCACCTTCATTTGCTTGATCTTCCACTGCTCCTGTTCCCGAACAAGCTGATAGCGGACACGATAGGTATCACCCGTATAAGCATCGGTTGTCTGTTGCCCCCCTTCAAAAACCTTCGCCGTCTCGGTCACCGTTGCCTCGACAGTAGCTTCAGTAGGGCTCTGCTGCTTAATCGCATTAATTTTCAGATCATCAAAGGTATATTCCAAATGAATCCGATTCGCTTGATCCGATTGAGCACCCGTCTTCCATTCCGATAAGCTGGGCTCTGCCAAAATTTTGTCCAAGGAAGCCAGTTGGTGATCCTTACCCATTGCCTCAGCTTTAGCCGATTGCCAAGACTGAATAATTTGCCGAGCACTCGTTGTCGTGATTTCTTCACTAGTAGCTGGCGCAGGAGAAGGCGTTGGAATGGCGATTGGCGGACTGGCCGTCGGGCTTACACTAGGACTCGCGGGAGTAGGAATGGGGTCAGGGCTGGCCGGTTCAGGAGATAGATTCTCTACATCTGGCACAGGGTCTTCTTCGCGAGAGCACTGACTGATGAGGCCAAATAAGGCTAATAAAACCAGTGCTACAGCCCCTGCTGCAAAAAACCAGCGGCGGTATTGCAGTTGCGATCGCTGGCGTCGAGCTTTAGAGACACCTTCATTCCGTCGGCCATCATCACTCGACTCAACCTTTGGTGCAGAGGCAGGTGTTATTGGCGTGATAGGTCGTTTTTGAGTGCCGTCTAGCCCCTTCACAGCAGTCAAAGGAGTAACATTTTGAGTCGGTACTGGCTGTTTCCCTTGAGATCTTGAGCGTTTTACATCCTGGCGATGGGCAGCCTGGGTAGAAAGACGTCCTTCTCGAGCAGAACTAAGCGTGTCGCTCCCTTGATTGGCCAATAGAGGTAAATCTGCAGATGTTGTTGCTGCGGGCATCCGAGGCGACACAGGCTCCGGTGCTAATCCATTCAGATAAGCCTGAATATGCTCATCATTAAAATAACTCTGCAAAGAAACTTGGGTATCAGCAAGATCCCTAAAGTAGGGATAAACTTCTTGCTGTAACCAGCGCTCTGTATATAGGAACAAGCCTGGAACTAAATCTTCAGACCCTTCAGAGTACTGATGAATAAACTCTAATGATTCTTGGTCTCGACTCAAGGGAAGAGTCTGAATTGCGGCCCCCGGCTGGCCTAGCAACAAATAGCACATAGACTTTTCGACTTGAATATCTTGCCGATCAGCCAACTCTGTCAACGCTAACTTTGCCTGCTGAATAAACTCCGGCTTTCCCTGGGAACAGCCTTTAGCAACTAGTGCATAAACCAATAGATAGCTTGCCACCGCAGACGGGCGTTCACTCTCTTTTGTAAAAAGGTCTTGCTGTTCTTTTACCGTTAAATGACATCGTAACTGCTGAATAAATCGCAGAAAATCGTCAACGCTCAATCCTGACAGATCATCTTGCGGCCCATCAATTCCTCCCCGTTCATCCAACATAACTTGGAGAAGAGAAAAGCCTTGCTGTCGCTTATTTATATCCCCTTCAGGCTCAGCCAGCAATTCCAAAATTCGATAGGGGCGAAGCTTATATAAATCCAATTCAATTTCTCGTTGTACCGCAGAAAACAATTGCTCTTGAGTCAACAACTTCAAACCAGACTGCAAAACATCCGAAGCTTTTTCAAACTGCTTTTGCTGCCAACATTCTCGTCCTGCTTCTAAATTCGCTAACGCCATCGCTAAGATGACATCTTCATCAGAACCATTGTTCGCAGATGGTAAACGATTGAGATCAATAGAACGCTTTAGATATTCTGCTCCTAAGTGAGCAATTCGCTCATAATCACTTTGCTCTTGCAAAAGCAATAAAGCACCGACCAACTGAGATTCTTGCAGCTCCATGCTCCCTATATCTGGAGGGGCAGATTCCGCTAAAATAGACTGGTCATAGGCAGTGCGTGCATCGGAATTAGACAGCACAGCATGGGCATCTTGCAATAGCTGTGTTCGAGCTGCAATTGCTGATTTAGAGTACTCTTGACGGGGGAGCTGCTGACACCGATCGGCAAATGCCTGTTCAACTTGCTCTGGTGTCGCTTGAATTGGCACACCCAATATTTGATATAAATCTAAAGGAATACGCACAATTCAGTATCCTTGTGAGCCATTTACCGGACGTGAACAACAGATGAGTGATGAAAATACAAGACAGCAAAGCACTTGAAAATATCATAACCTGCTGCTTGTAAACGTATACTCTATAGAGGTTCAGCAACGTACATTCATAGCAGCTTAACAAGAAGGTTGACAAATATCAGCTACTCCTTGTTAGTTATGATGTTGGATTATTGAAATCTAAGCATCCCCAAATACTAGACCCTGACAGGTGGCTCAATTAACTAAGCCTTGGCAACATCACCCCAACTGAGGACACTATACATCAATGGTTCAAGAAAGAGTTCTACCCCAATTTCCCACCCCTACCATCAACATTACTCATGATGAGGGGCTTATCCTTTATGAGGATATGGTTTTGGGACGGGCTTTTGAAGATAAATGTGCCGAGATGTATTACCGGGGCAAGATGTTTGGCTTTGTCCATCTCTATAACGGTCAAGAGGCTGTTTCTACAGGCATTGCCAAGGCCATGCGCCCAGATGACTTCATTTGCAGTACCTATCGGGATCACGTTCATGCCCTGAGTGCAGGTGTCCCAGCTCGACAAGTCATGGCTGAACTATTCGGCAAAGAGACTGGCTGCAGCAAAGGCCGGGGAGGATCCATGCACCTATTCTCCTCAGAGCATAACCTGATCGGTGGCTTCGCCTTTGTCGCAGAAGGGATTCCCGTTGCCACTGGAGTGGCATTTCAAAGCCGCTATCGTCGAGAAGCGATGGGGGATGCAGCGTCCGATCACGTCACAGCCTGTTTCTTTGGGGATGGCGCTAGTAATAATGGCCAGTTCTTTGAGTGCCTAAATATGGCCTCTCTCTGGAAATTGCCTATCTTGTTCGTCGTGGAAAATAATAAGTGGGCAATTGGTATGGCCCATGAACGTGCTAGCTCAGAGACTGAGATTTACAAAAAAGCAAAAGTCTTTGGCATGGCAGGGGTTGAAGTTGATGGCATGGATGTATTGGCTGTCCATGAAGTAGCCCAAGCAGCCATTGCTAGAGCCCGTGCAGGTGAAGGTCCAACCTTAATCGAAGCATTGACCTATCGTTTTAGAGGTCACTCCCTTGCCGATCCAGATGAACTGAGATCTGCAACAGAGAAAGAAGAATGGTTAGCCCGCGACCCGATCACAAAATTTAAGTCTTACTTAGTCGATCAAAAACTTGTTAAAGAGCAAGAGTTACTCGACATTGACAAGAAAATTCAAACCTTGATAGAAGAAGCCGTTCAATTCGCTGAGGAAAGTCCTGATCCTAAGCCTGAAGATCTCTACAAATATATTTTCGTAGATGATTAGATTACTTTTTTACCTGGTGACACACCCAATTTATCCAAGCATCTGAAATATAAGGTGTGATTTCAACCAGGGGCCTCCTATCAAAAACTATTGCAGTAAAGCAAAGAATTAGGTGTCATTGAGTGCCTCCTCGCAACCCTATCCCTACAGTCGATATCATCATTGAAATGTGGGATAGACCACATCGCCCTATTGTCTTAATCGAGCGCAAAAACCCACCCTATGGTTGGGCATTGCCAGGAGGGTTCGTTGACTATGGAGAATCTGTGGAGTCAGCGGCGATCAGAGAAGCCCAAGAAGAAACAAGTCTATCAGTCAATTTGCTAGAACAGTTTCATGTATATTCATCTCCCAAGCGTGACTCACGCCAACATACTCTCAGTATCGTGTTTATTGCCAAAGCAATCGGCGAACCAAAAGCAGCAGATGATGCCCAGACCTTAAAGCTATTTGAGATATGGAAACTTCCCAAAAAACTGTGTTTTGACCATCTTCAGATTCTGAATGACTATCAGCAATATCGTTATCACAATAGAAAACCAAATTTACCGCTGATAACAAGTTGAATATTTATCACTTAGTCTTCTTCAGGAAATTGAATCTTAAGTGTGTTCTGTTCAGTAACCTTGATCTGACCACCTAGAGCTTGTATTTCTGATATGGAGCGCTGGCGAGTCTCCTCGTCAGGGGCACTATTTAATATCATTAGCCAAGCACTAACTCGTGCTTTCTTACTATCAGGATTGTCTTTCAGAAATTCAGCAGTTTTTGCAACAATGGCTCCAATTCGTTGAGCTTCAGGCTCTGAACTATCTTGGGCCCATTGGGCAGCTTTTAGGTACGAATTTCTGGCAGCTTGGTTATCACCCAGAAACAAAATCTCATCTGAAGCTTTAGAAACCCAAAGTGAATATGCATCAGGCGAGATCTTTGGAGAGAGTGATTTTAGGCCTTTTTCTATCAAAGTTACTGACTGGTCTGGTCGTCCCGCAAAGATTGAAGTTGCAGGAGACATAAATTTATAGGGCTGTGTAAATTTTGGGTTGCGGTCTACGAAAATTTCAAAGTACTTAGGGGTCAATGCATAGCCTATTTTTTGGCGAGCATCTTTCTCTCCAAAATATTGAAGAAATCGTAAGAACGTCCAATCTGCAACAAGGTTATCGAAACCAAAGCTGGGTAAATTTTTAATAAAAGCTAAATTCGCTTTTTCTTGTTCTGATTCTAATAGATATACCGTTGTAGGTTTAGTTGCTTCAGTTTTCGCTTGAATCTCTGTAACCTTAGTCAGTTGTAATGTAGCAATACTACCAGAACAAACAAGGGCGAGTAATGGCGCCAACAATTTCGTTAGAGAAAGCGTATAAGACATATCTAACACTGTTGTCTTCAAGACACTATCAAAATTTTATCTTTTATTGACTTAGCAACTAGGAGGAGTGGCAATAGTTCCAGCACCTGGTGCTGGTTGTTCCTCAAGTGTAACGCTAGTAGTTGCTAAACTTCCAGAAATGATATCAGCATTAGTACATCCTGTAATAGCACTCAATAAAGGATCGGTTGGAGTAGCTCTAAACTCAGCTACCGTTGAATTTACAGTGCCAAATGAATAAGTATATTTTTCAGTCGTTAAAGGGATGCCTACACCAAGCGAACCCATATCGCTAGCAAAGGTTCGTTCTTCTAAGCGATAGGCTTGCTGGGCACGATTGACAGCACCAATTTGGCTTTTAGCAGCAGATTGACGGGCTTTATTTGCCTGATTGAGCATGGAGGGTAATGCTACACCTGCTAGAATAGCCATAATCACAATAACAACCAACAATTCAATCAACGTAAATCCTCTTTGAGTCTTCGACTTAGGAATTGTTGATAATACTTTCAAGTAATAATGAGACATGAGTCCGTACGCTGTAAACTGTTGGTTAGTGAATGGATAAAATACATCAGTATCTTTACTTTTGACAAAAAATCTCATGAGTTAACCAGGCTTAGACCTTCGCTTAACCACTCAATTATCAAGTCAATTTTGTGCATCTACAGATAACTAAAAGCCACAAAAAATTCAATCAAATCATGATTAACGAACTCGTTTTAGCTTATCTATCTGTCCTTAAAAGAACCTTTAATCCATAAACAGGATTTGAAAATTTTTATATCTCTAATTTATCCATATATTTTTAAATTCGCCTCAGCAAAAATACGGTTTAGGATAAATTAGATTCTGGAATACATAGAATTAGAATGAGCTCAGGATAAGGTAAAATTTCTATTATTACGTAGACTGAAACCTAAATACTTCCATCAATCTTAAAATAGGCTTAATCAGAATCGAAGCTAATTCATTTTCTCTCAAGAAATTTCGATCAAAAGAAGAGTTTTATTTTTTATATAAAACCTTTGACTAAACTAGGCAGCACTGAAATAAGAATCAATCAGAAGCATCCCTCTCACAATCTATTTCAGATCATGAGAGTGCTTAATCAAGGTTTATAAATCATTTGACAATGGCATTGAAATTCAACCATCTTTCTAAGTGCAACTTCACCTAGATTTCCTATAGAAAAGGGTTTTTTATCTCAAGTAGAGATCAAATATAGTTCACATTAGAAAGACTGATTTACTCAGCATGGAGGTTGATCAGAAAGCTTGTCGAATAGAAAAGTCTATTGATATTAATAGCCTCTTCAATATATGGCTATAATTCGTTGAGACAAAACAAGGCTTCTAGTAGTGATTTTTCACCACTAGAAGCCTCATTTCGCACTATATATCGTGGTTGTCTATAGATTTATGCGTGAACCAGTTTAGAGATTCATCAGACTATAAACATTCACAGAGTTGTCTAGATTATGGGCAGGCAGGAGCTGCTGCACCTTCTTCAAGAGAAGAGTCCGTGGTACCAGTGGCAGCATCAACTGAAACACAACCACGGTAGAACTGTAGACCAGAACCAGTATCTATAGGATTTGCTGAAGTTTCACCAGCAATAGCAGTAGAAGTAGCGATAGCAATTGTGTAATCTTCAGTGCTAGCGTCAGCGATTTGCAGGTCAGCGTAATCAGCAGCAAATGTAGGATTCTCTAAGCGATAGGCCTGCTGGGCACGGCTAACAGCACCCACTTGGCTTTGGGCAGCAGATTGTCTGGCTCTGTTTGCTTGGTTGAGCATGGAAGGCAGAGCTACAGCAGCCAAAATACCGATGATGATAACAACAACCAAAAGTTCAATTAGAGTGAAACCTTTGTTGCCTTTCTTGTTTACGAAGTGCTGGATGAGTTTGGCTTGTAGATTAGTCTTCATAGTTGTAAAGTCTCTCTTTGGGTATTGGATTCAAGTCTTTTTCGCTCCCAAATTTACATTACCCATTCCTCAAACTTTTCATATCAAGTTGGAGGCCGTTTTAACAAAGTTCAGTGTATATACAGAGATATCTCATATGCAATTTCCCAAGGGAATGAAGTGCTTCCCAAAAAATACGGAATTTCTGCCTGATTAATCTCCAATACCTATTTCACCTCCAAAAATCCCCCCACAAAGGCGGCTATCAGAAAATTCGTCACTCTCGCTTAAGAGCTGACAAATCAGCCTCTGTCATTATGGTGACTACCATAATGACAGAGGTATAAGCTTGAGTGATGTAAATACGAAATGTTGAAGACCAATCAGACACAACATTAAAATATATCGGAATACCAGGATTATAGGGACTCAACGTATGTTGGCTCGAGTATGGAGTTCATCCTTAATTGGGATTGAAGCGATCAAAGTAGGAGTGGAAGTAGATGTAAGCACTTAAGCAGAAGTAATTACAATCTATTTCCTTGCTAAGCCAGGGTTTTAGCAAAAATGTTGTGAAATTAATTATGTCCTACTGCTTATCTGGTGGACTACCAGGCATCGTGATTGTGGGTCTACCCGATACAGCAGTGCAAGAATCTAGGGAAAGGGTAAAAGCGGCATTGCGTAATTCTGGCTTAGCATTTCCCATACGCCGAATTGTGATTAACTTAACCCCTGCCGATTTACGTAAAGAAGGCCCAAGCTTCGATTTACCAATTAGCATCGGCATCCTAGCAGCCTCTGATCAGATTAATCCCCAGCTCTTAGGGGATTTCTTGTTTCTCGGGGAGGTTTCGCTAGACGGTGCCCTCAGACCGGTTACGGGTGTGTTACCCATAGCTGCTGCTGCCAAACAAATGGGATTTGTGGGTTTAGTTGTACCTTACAAAAATGCAAAAGAAGCGGCTGTTGTTAAGGGCTTATCCGTCTATGGCTTTGAGTCTTTATCCGAGGTGAGTAATTTTTTGAACGATCCTGATGCGGTTCAGCCCTTTCAGGAGGAAGACACAGCGAATGATGTGCAGCGTCTGCATCATCTTGATTTGAAGGATGTAAAAGGGCAGGCCCATGCCCGGCGAGCCTTGGAAATTGCAGCTGCAGGCGGGCATAACGTTATTTTCGTTGGACCGCCAGGAAGTGGAAAAACAATGCTGGCTCGGAGATTACCAGGTATTCTTCCTCCTCTAGAATTCAACGAAGCTTTAGAGGTTACTAAGATTCATTCGGTGGCAGGCTTATTGAGAGATCAAGGTCAGTTACTTCGCCAACGGCCATTCCGATCTCCCCATCATTCCGCATCTGGACCAGCACTAGTGGGGGGAGGCAGTTTCCCCAAACCAGGGGAAATCTCTTTAGCCCATCGGGGAGTGCTATTTCTGGATGAATTAACGGAATTCAAAAGAGATGTATTGGAATTTTTACGTCAGCCCTTGGAGGATGGTTTTGTCAGCATTTCCAGAGCAAGGCAGTCGGTTACCTTCCCTGCTCAGTTCACCTTGGTAGCCAGTACGAATCCTTGTCCTTGTGGGTATTATGCAGATCCAATACAGGCCTGTACCTGCTCACCTCGTCAACGGGAAA
The Acaryochloris marina S15 genome window above contains:
- the hemW gene encoding radical SAM family heme chaperone HemW, which codes for MKIVQPSRSSRIVRPWPTSAYIHIPFCRRRCFYCDFPISVIGDRKRGETSLAIAHYVDLLCQEIEVTSTGPHPIKTIFFGGGTPSLLSAQQLGQVLQVLEQQFGFEPDIEISIEMDPGTFSLLLMQQFKALGVNRVSLGVQAFTEELLQACGRSHTVADIDDAIAILHQAGITNFGLDLISGLPNQTLDQWQASLEAAIALEPTHLSTYDLVIEPTTVFGKKYQPGMQPLPSDETAAQMYRLAATALTAAGYDHYEISNYAHPGHTCRHNQVYWQNGPYYGFGMGATSYVHGQRVSRPRTRKDYADWVNRLIAAQGQMDDEVSTDLDILLETLMMGLRLATGVSLATLQDIASPESVDLLLGCLVPYQEQGWVRLPHHQEDVICLTDPDGFLFSNTILTTIWQALDP
- a CDS encoding PIN/TRAM domain-containing protein, whose amino-acid sequence is MLDLFIILTFIAVGAAVGFRGVDILPDLLTPSELEGVNIDGLRWVATGFGALLSLGIGFAAQVSCRRIEKRIKALPTDVLLSRSAGLFLGLLVANLMLAPIFLFPLPKEFAFIKPTAAVLGSLIFAFLGLTLADIHGQTILRLINPNSLETMLLAEGTLQPSPTKVLDTSCIIDGRIEGLLLTGFLDGQILVPRFILQELQTLADAGNDQKRARGRRGLDILNRLRMEYPDRITIHPADYEDVSTVDAKLVRLAQDINASMVTNDYNLNKVASVQSIQVLNVNDLAKSLRPVYLPGDSLDLKIIKVGKEPAQGVGYLEDGTMVVVEEASNHIGDKVPVVVTSALQTSAGRMIFARPQTAWA
- the trpA gene encoding tryptophan synthase subunit alpha, which translates into the protein MTSVSDCFAQLRNRGQCALIPFLTAGDPDLETTASALRQLDASGADLIELGVPYSDPLADGPVIQAAATRALQRGTRLDHVLGMVTELSPEIRAPIILFTYYNPIYHRGVTEYLQQIAKAGVRGLVVPDLPLEESEYLLQQATDLGIEVTLLVAPTSSKERIEKIALCSQGFIYLVSTTGVTGMRTKVENRVQDLIADLRQVTDKPIGVGFGISRTEHARQMMEWGADAAIVGSAFVNRLSEGSSSQGLSAISTFCRSLKSSLLMEV
- a CDS encoding DUF3007 family protein, which translates into the protein MRRIDAIAIGIGVFLAGGLIYGGLRYAGIEPQSAGVWSQVVFAAGLLGWVASYFLRVVTGNMTYNQQREDYEDAMLEKRLKEMTPEELEALQASIDDETDS
- the ndhL gene encoding NAD(P)H-quinone oxidoreductase subunit L codes for the protein MVVNLILLLGLLGGYLLVMPAITYFYLQKRWYVASSFERGFMYFMVFFFFPSLLLLSPFLNFRPQPRKI
- the lpxD gene encoding UDP-3-O-(3-hydroxymyristoyl)glucosamine N-acyltransferase translates to MKLSELIERLAITPVAMSSPLTDPTLHGCAALDQAGPGILSFVEGAHRAHLIEKNQASVLILPPDADLQALATSRGMAWFAVEHPRYWFARALTCFYQPWRLPSNCHTTAVIDAEVQIGEGVGVGAHVVIHGDVRLGNDVQIFPNVVIYPGVTIGDRTLLHANCVIHEHTSIGADCVIHSGAVIGAEGFGFVPIVDQARRWYPMPQSGQTILEDQVVVGCNTTIDRPAVGETRIGAGTKIDNLVQIGHGSQIGADSLICAQVGLAGATKLGQQVILAGQVGISGQVTLGDRTTVAAQSGVHQSLMPDSKVAGYPAINHRLWLRAMAVVKRLPHLAQRVRVLEQKIAKLLGSH